The following proteins are co-located in the Candidatus Polarisedimenticolia bacterium genome:
- a CDS encoding 3-hydroxyanthranilate 3,4-dioxygenase — MPLSTYNLKAWIDENRHLLKPPVGNKMVWKDSEIMVMIVGGPNRRKDYHVDPGEEFFYQIEGDMVLKVIEDGKPRDITIRQGDIFLLPPWVPHSPQRGADTVGMVVERHRDDGEKDSLRWYCENCWEVLYDSSFQLVDLGTQLKPIIESFYADEKLRTCKKCGTVMQPPPPVR, encoded by the coding sequence CTGGATCGACGAGAACCGCCACCTCCTGAAGCCCCCGGTCGGAAACAAGATGGTCTGGAAGGATTCCGAGATCATGGTGATGATCGTGGGCGGTCCGAACCGCCGCAAGGACTACCACGTCGATCCCGGAGAGGAGTTCTTCTACCAGATCGAGGGAGACATGGTCCTCAAAGTGATCGAGGACGGCAAGCCGCGCGACATCACCATTCGCCAGGGGGACATCTTTCTTCTCCCGCCGTGGGTTCCCCACTCTCCGCAGCGCGGCGCCGACACGGTCGGCATGGTCGTCGAGCGCCATCGCGACGACGGCGAGAAGGACTCGCTGCGCTGGTACTGCGAGAACTGCTGGGAGGTCCTCTACGATTCGAGCTTCCAGCTCGTCGACCTGGGGACGCAGCTCAAGCCGATCATCGAGAGCTTCTACGCCGACGAGAAGCTGCGCACCTGCAAGAAGTGCGGCACGGTGATGCAGCCTCCGCCGCCCGTGCGCTGA